Proteins encoded in a region of the Desertifilum tharense IPPAS B-1220 genome:
- the ftsZ gene encoding cell division protein FtsZ, whose product MTLPNRKLGLAHGNANAENPTPFAMSVDAANPFRNAGLQIAQSHDRNNLAAEESRQDNIVPSSVARIKVIGVGGGGGNAVNRMIASEVSGVEFWTINTDAQALMHSSAAKRLQIGQKLTRGLGAGGNPAIGQKAAEESRDELALALESADLVFITAGMGGGTGTGAAPIVAEVAKEVGALTVGVVTRPFTFEGRRRTNQADEGVEALKSRVDTLIMIPNDKLLSVITEQTPVQEAFRVADDILRQGVQGISDIITVPGLVNVDFADVRAVMADAGSALMGIGTGSGKSRAREAAIAAISSPLLETSIEGAKGVVLNITGGSDLTLHEVNAAAEIIYEAVDPNANIIFGAVIDERLQGEIRITVIATGFSGESPVQPAQRVANVPAQRPVVPRTQPQARSESERGLDIPEFLQRRRPPNRP is encoded by the coding sequence ATGACACTGCCGAATAGGAAACTAGGGCTTGCTCACGGAAACGCCAACGCTGAAAATCCTACCCCCTTTGCTATGTCAGTGGATGCTGCTAACCCTTTCCGCAATGCTGGACTGCAAATCGCGCAGTCCCACGATCGCAATAACCTCGCCGCAGAAGAGTCTAGGCAAGACAACATTGTGCCAAGCAGCGTTGCCCGGATTAAAGTGATTGGTGTTGGAGGCGGCGGGGGAAACGCCGTCAACCGCATGATCGCGAGCGAAGTGTCTGGGGTTGAATTCTGGACGATTAATACTGACGCTCAAGCCTTAATGCACTCATCCGCCGCTAAACGCTTGCAGATTGGTCAAAAATTGACCAGAGGACTAGGCGCAGGCGGCAACCCAGCAATCGGTCAAAAAGCCGCAGAAGAATCGCGAGATGAATTAGCCCTAGCGCTCGAAAGTGCCGACCTAGTGTTTATCACTGCGGGTATGGGAGGCGGTACAGGCACGGGTGCAGCCCCCATTGTGGCGGAAGTTGCCAAAGAAGTCGGAGCGTTGACTGTGGGAGTCGTGACGCGCCCCTTCACCTTTGAAGGTCGCCGTCGGACTAATCAGGCCGATGAAGGCGTAGAAGCCCTAAAAAGCCGGGTAGATACCCTGATTATGATTCCCAATGACAAACTGCTTTCTGTAATTACCGAACAAACTCCGGTGCAAGAAGCGTTTCGCGTTGCCGATGACATCCTGCGTCAAGGGGTGCAAGGGATTTCCGACATTATTACCGTTCCGGGTTTAGTGAACGTAGACTTTGCAGACGTGCGGGCTGTAATGGCCGATGCTGGCTCGGCGCTGATGGGAATTGGCACGGGTTCTGGCAAATCGCGAGCCAGAGAAGCTGCGATCGCGGCTATTTCTTCACCCTTGCTCGAAACTTCAATTGAAGGAGCCAAAGGCGTCGTCCTCAATATCACTGGGGGAAGCGACCTAACTCTCCACGAAGTGAACGCCGCCGCCGAAATTATTTACGAAGCCGTCGATCCCAACGCCAATATTATCTTTGGGGCTGTCATTGACGAGCGCTTGCAAGGCGAAATCCGGATTACAGTCATTGCCACAGGTTTTAGCGGCGAAAGTCCCGTTCAACCTGCCCAACGGGTTGCCAATGTGCCAGCGCAACGACCCGTTGTCCCCAGAACTCAGCCTCAAGCCCGCTCTGAGTCAGAACGAGGCTTAGATATTCCTGAGTTCTTACAACGTCGCCGTCCGCCCAATCGTCCCTAA